CCAGGACAGCCCCCAAGGGCGTCACCAGGGCATGGCCACCCCGCCGTTGGGGCGCAGGATCTGGCCGGTCGTGAACGATGCGGCGTCCGAGGCCAGATGCAGGACCGTGTGCGCGATGTCCTCGGGTTCACCCACTCGGCCCAAGGGGGACAGCCGGATCATGGGGCCTTCGGCCTGGGCCTGTTCCGCATCGCTGTGCCGCTCGGTCATGGGCGTGCGGACCCAGCCGGGGGCGACCGCGTTGACGCGGATGCCGTACCGGCCGACCTCGGTGGCGAGGGTCCTGGTCAGCTGGACGACCGCGGCCTTGGACGCGCTGTAGGCGAAGAGCCCCGGAGCGCCGGTGTCGATGGCCCCGGAAGCCATGGTGACGATGCTGCCCCCGGTACCGAGGGAGATCATCGCCCGGGCCGCCTCCCGGCAGCCGTAGAGCATGCCCTTGAAATTGACCGCCAGTATCCGGTCCAGCTCCGCGTCACAGGTGTCCAGGACGCTGCCGCGGTGCATGACACCCGCGATGGTGGCCATGACATCGAGCCGGCCGTCGGCCCGGACCGTCTCCGCGACCGCGGCCGCGACCCGGGCGGGGTCGGCGACGTCGAGCACATGGGCGCGAGCCCTGCCGCCGCCCTCGGTGATCCGGGCGGCTGTGCGCCGTGCGCCCTTCTCGTCCAGGTCGGCGCAGTGCACCGAGGCCCCGGCCTCCGCGAGGAGGAGCGCCGTCGCACGGCCGATGCCGCTCGCGGCTCCCGTGACGAGGGCGGTGCGGCCGGTGAGGTCGTACGCCGTGAGGGGCATGCCCGGACCGTACGACCAGAACTGACGAACCGTCAATCAGTGGACCGGGCTGGGCTCGGGGCCGGGCTGGCAGCGGGGGCACCAGTACGTGGGGCGCTCCTGGCCCGCCGGGCCCTGGTCGGCCGCGCGGACCGGGGTGCCGCAGCGGCGGCAGGGCCGGCCGGCCCGCCCGTACACCCACAGCCGGTGGTCGAGGCGCTGGTCGGCCGTGGTGATGCGGGCGCTACGGGCCTTGTTGACGTCGAGAAGCTTTCTGGCCAGGGCCACCAGGCGCTCGGCCGAGGGGAGTTCGGCCACCGGCAGCCAGGGGGAGAGACGGAGCATGAAGCACAGCTCCGACTTGTAGACATTGCCCACGCCGGCGAGGTTGCGTTGGTCGAGCACGGCCTCACCCACGCTGCGGGCCGGGTCAGCGAGCAGACGGCGGACCGCTTCCTCCTGATCGTCCCGGCTCCAGCCGGGGGCGAGGAGGTCGGGGCCGAGATGGCCGACGACGGTGGATTCGTCGGCGGTGCGCAGCAGATCCAGGGCGGGCAGCCGGTAACCGACGGCGGAGTGCGCCGCGTTGGCGAGGACGGCGCGGATCTGGTGCTGCGGGCCGCCGTGCCAGCGCTCGCCGGGGTCGTAGATCCGCCAGGCGCCGTCCATGCCGAGGTGCGAGTGGAGGGTGAGGCCGCCCTCGACGCGGGTGAGGAGATGCTTGCCGCGCGGGACGACCTCGGTGACTCGGCGGCCGGTGAGATCGGCGGTGGCGAGCTGGGGGACGCGCAGATCGGACCGCACGAGGGGCTCGCCGGCCAGGGCGCGGTGGAGAATCCGAGCGGTGCGCCAGACGGTGTCTCCTTCGGGCATGGGCACCATGATGCCCGGTCGACGGGGCCGGGGCCGGTCGGCACCGGCCGGTGCCGGGCTGTGAGGCGGCGGAGGCGCGCCGGCTCCTGACCCGGCCCCGCCGGGCCCGCCGAGCCCGGCGGGGCCGGGTCAGGGGGCGCGCAGTCGCAACCCCCGGGGGGTGGCGTGGAAGCCCGCGGACTCCAGCAGGGCCCCGAGCGGGGAGGTGAGCGCGGGGGAGCCGTTGACCCGCTCGACCGTGACCGTGCCCAGCGCGCCGGCGCGGGCCGCCTCGGCCAGGGCCGCCGCCGCTTCGCGCAGCCGGGGGTCGTCGCTGCTCGCCGCCTCGGCGTCCTCCTCCCCGGGCCATGCGAGGAGGGTCTTGCCGCCGCGCTCCATGTACAGGGCGAGTGCGCCGTCGAGGAGGACGACCAGGGAACCGGCCTTGCGCCCGGGCTTGTGGGACGCACCGGGTGGCGGCTCGGGCCAGGGGAGCGCGGCCCCGTAGGCGTTGGCGGGATCGGCGGCCGCGAGCACGACCGCGCGCCGACGGGCGCCGCGGGACGCCGGGCCGGTGGGCGCCGGTGGCGCCCAAGGGGCGTCGGGGTTTCCCGGGCCCCCCGCGTGCTCGGCGCCGCCCGCCCGCTCGCGGGCGGTGCTCACGGCGCGCAGCCGGTCGACGGCGCCTTCCATCGCGAACTGCGCGGCACCCAGGCCTTCGACCACATACCCGCGGCGGGTCTGCCCGCTCTCCTCGAAGACGGACAGGACGCGGTAGACGGCGGAGAAGCCGCCCTCCACTCCCTCGGCGGCCACCGCTCCCCGCGTCACCACGCCGTGCCGGTCGAGGAGGGTACGGGCCAGGACGTGCGCCCGGTGGGTGGGATCCGGCTCGCGCTCGGGGAGCAGGGCCCAGCGGCCCGCGACCGTCGGGGGCCCGCCGCGCGAGGCCGTGGGGCGT
The window above is part of the Streptomyces syringium genome. Proteins encoded here:
- a CDS encoding SDR family NAD(P)-dependent oxidoreductase, whose protein sequence is MPLTAYDLTGRTALVTGAASGIGRATALLLAEAGASVHCADLDEKGARRTAARITEGGGRARAHVLDVADPARVAAAVAETVRADGRLDVMATIAGVMHRGSVLDTCDAELDRILAVNFKGMLYGCREAARAMISLGTGGSIVTMASGAIDTGAPGLFAYSASKAAVVQLTRTLATEVGRYGIRVNAVAPGWVRTPMTERHSDAEQAQAEGPMIRLSPLGRVGEPEDIAHTVLHLASDAASFTTGQILRPNGGVAMPW
- a CDS encoding DNA-formamidopyrimidine glycosylase family protein; protein product: MPEGDTVWRTARILHRALAGEPLVRSDLRVPQLATADLTGRRVTEVVPRGKHLLTRVEGGLTLHSHLGMDGAWRIYDPGERWHGGPQHQIRAVLANAAHSAVGYRLPALDLLRTADESTVVGHLGPDLLAPGWSRDDQEEAVRRLLADPARSVGEAVLDQRNLAGVGNVYKSELCFMLRLSPWLPVAELPSAERLVALARKLLDVNKARSARITTADQRLDHRLWVYGRAGRPCRRCGTPVRAADQGPAGQERPTYWCPRCQPGPEPSPVH